Proteins encoded together in one Streptomyces umbrinus window:
- a CDS encoding DinB family protein yields the protein MTTDTYQTLPDGRPLPLMTGAERPMLESWLAFHRATLESKCAGLDDGQVRLASTAPSELTLLGLVQHLAEVERNWFQAVFAGLDVPTLYEDGAGGYALDPERGLDEALADWRREVGRGQELSAGRSLDDLGRIVDGPMAGLEVSLRWILVHLIEEYARHNGHADIVRERIDGVTGA from the coding sequence ATGACCACCGACACGTACCAGACCCTGCCGGACGGCCGCCCTCTCCCGCTCATGACCGGGGCTGAGCGGCCCATGCTGGAGAGCTGGCTCGCGTTCCACCGGGCCACCCTGGAGTCGAAGTGTGCGGGGCTGGACGACGGCCAGGTGCGGCTGGCGTCCACCGCGCCGTCGGAGCTGACGCTGCTCGGGCTGGTGCAGCACCTGGCCGAGGTGGAGCGGAACTGGTTCCAGGCGGTGTTCGCGGGACTCGACGTGCCGACGCTGTACGAGGACGGCGCCGGCGGATACGCCCTCGACCCGGAGCGCGGGCTCGACGAAGCGCTGGCGGACTGGCGCCGCGAGGTCGGGCGCGGGCAGGAGCTGTCCGCCGGACGGTCGCTCGACGACCTCGGCCGGATTGTCGACGGGCCGATGGCCGGGCTGGAGGTCAGTCTGCGCTGGATCCTTGTCCACCTGATCGAGGAATACGCGCGCCAC
- a CDS encoding DUF1349 domain-containing protein gives MDLELPELPFSLRTYGPDGHWSYEDGVLTGWAGARQDRFVPPTDEGLDPASDAPRLLGSPEGDFQLIARVTVGFAGAFDAGVLYVHVGERAWAKLCLENSPDVPTVCTVVTRGHSDDANSFTVDGSSVWLRISRTGRAFAFHASRDGKRWTFVRLFTLADEKETGAALIGFMTQSPMGEGCVVTYDHIEYHPDWPADLRDGT, from the coding sequence ATGGACTTGGAACTTCCTGAACTTCCCTTTTCTCTTCGGACGTACGGGCCCGACGGGCACTGGTCGTACGAGGACGGGGTGCTCACCGGGTGGGCGGGGGCGCGGCAGGACCGGTTCGTGCCGCCGACCGACGAGGGGCTGGACCCCGCGTCCGACGCGCCCCGGCTGCTCGGGTCGCCGGAGGGGGACTTCCAGCTCATCGCCCGGGTCACGGTCGGTTTCGCCGGGGCGTTCGACGCGGGCGTGCTGTACGTGCATGTGGGCGAGCGGGCCTGGGCCAAGCTCTGCCTGGAGAACTCGCCGGACGTGCCCACCGTCTGCACGGTCGTCACCCGTGGCCACTCCGACGACGCCAACTCCTTCACGGTGGATGGCAGTTCGGTCTGGCTGAGGATCAGCCGCACCGGCCGTGCCTTCGCCTTCCACGCGTCCAGGGACGGTAAACGCTGGACCTTCGTCCGCCTCTTCACCCTGGCCGACGAGAAGGAGACCGGCGCCGCCCTGATCGGCTTCATGACCCAGTCCCCGATGGGCGAGGGCTGCGTGGTCACCTACGACCACATCGAATACCACCCGGACTGGCCGGCAGACCTCAGAGACGGCACCTGA